One Paenarthrobacter aurescens TC1 DNA window includes the following coding sequences:
- a CDS encoding conserved domain protein (identified by similarity to GB:BAC15296.1) — MTSQSESSARVEGTERVYLEPPTVESPESTWWSRYSATLAGQLTTTSRSALECDCRYIVDRGIFGAGAPLPDTWPHNRLRRGLVMGSVQSGKTASMLGVAALALDHGVNIVIILAGTRLSLWRQTFGRLRGQLDSGPASIEKERRRILVPPSGSEDYASGSVPLATLYRFQPAQIRRALHHRQPLIVVAMKQTDHLRALARSLRESVYPTIRSLDTPVHLLVLDDEADDGSILDARVEASEDPIYGNLKQIPRAIADLWAPPSLQTVPRNLFATYVGYTATPQANFLQEEHNPLAPREFVLSLRTPLDRGELRPRSSTYFEPTGLANYYTGGEVFYRRGTPAGLCVATSNNLDEDRADAVRAFLVAGAIRTLRASSRLGPTTASSQTFASREEVLAAIPPIHSMLVHPSALVDEQFQEAARILEWAGARSPEESESIMNSGGYLPEILAAKVDEEEDKWQAWVERYRSSAEAVHFAFSTPTPNAIPSWSEIRGALIQEIIPNTRVAVVNSDPGADDRPEYEPWCDADGNWHAPRDLSTIFVSGNVMSRGLTLEGLTTTLFLRTSNQALADSQMQMQRWFGYRGAYIELCRIFAPQPQLDFFTAYHEVDEALRQILTDAMQEDASAPDPVVLQGQGFLATGKIANLGNQPLCPGPKPFIRLINSGDQYDPNVNLLSDLFEERASSNVTAGGRIRGRMLNQPLALNEAAALLDRLQFRDYNPDRSNWQNTIWNQVQQRVEAHGSLSDSQPLYRPPLTSDSPISPVRRDCPYAIAAYFRLWSACLSRHVRGLFPTDGPLRQWSMTDLNAKTQQQPRFWVGIRYGGGLPVSEVPLSTLPFVIPAAQRTVLGGNLAATWGSRDPDADAEGFRGDEYLDYYFRGETLPPIPVDESPWRPPGSDGLILFYVNQPEGQAHPTIAVGVCIPLGGPDQFAAATAPRQFSIST; from the coding sequence ATGACTTCGCAGAGTGAGTCCTCTGCGAGAGTCGAGGGTACGGAGAGAGTTTATCTTGAGCCCCCGACAGTTGAATCTCCGGAGAGCACATGGTGGTCTCGGTACTCAGCCACGCTCGCTGGTCAGCTAACGACTACATCGAGGTCAGCACTGGAATGTGACTGTCGCTACATCGTCGATAGGGGAATATTCGGCGCAGGAGCCCCCCTTCCTGATACTTGGCCACACAATCGGCTTCGCCGTGGACTCGTGATGGGGTCTGTACAGTCGGGCAAAACAGCGTCAATGTTGGGCGTCGCTGCGTTGGCACTCGATCATGGCGTCAACATAGTGATAATACTGGCGGGTACTCGATTGTCCCTGTGGCGCCAAACCTTTGGACGACTACGTGGTCAATTGGACAGCGGCCCTGCATCAATTGAGAAAGAGAGACGACGCATACTCGTCCCGCCTTCCGGCTCAGAGGACTATGCCTCGGGTTCCGTGCCTTTGGCTACCTTGTATCGGTTTCAGCCTGCGCAGATTCGGCGTGCGTTGCACCACAGGCAACCACTAATAGTTGTCGCGATGAAGCAGACAGATCACCTGAGAGCGCTGGCCCGGAGTCTTCGAGAGTCGGTTTACCCAACCATTCGCTCTCTGGATACGCCAGTTCATCTCCTCGTCCTAGATGACGAGGCCGACGATGGATCGATATTGGACGCCAGAGTAGAGGCCTCCGAAGACCCCATTTACGGCAACTTAAAACAGATCCCTCGCGCTATAGCCGACCTCTGGGCGCCCCCTTCTCTGCAGACTGTTCCGCGAAATCTATTTGCCACTTACGTCGGTTATACGGCCACCCCGCAGGCCAATTTTCTCCAGGAGGAGCACAATCCGCTTGCTCCGCGAGAATTTGTATTGTCACTTCGGACTCCTCTTGACCGTGGAGAACTTAGGCCGCGGTCATCCACCTATTTCGAGCCGACGGGCCTCGCGAATTACTACACAGGAGGGGAAGTCTTCTACCGCCGCGGGACACCTGCGGGATTATGCGTTGCCACGAGCAACAATCTTGATGAGGACCGTGCCGACGCCGTCCGCGCTTTCCTCGTCGCCGGCGCCATCCGGACACTTCGAGCGTCAAGCCGACTAGGACCGACGACAGCGTCCAGCCAAACATTTGCTTCCCGCGAAGAAGTACTAGCAGCGATCCCGCCAATCCACTCGATGTTGGTTCATCCTTCGGCCCTGGTTGATGAGCAGTTCCAGGAAGCAGCGAGAATATTGGAATGGGCTGGCGCACGTAGTCCTGAAGAATCGGAGTCTATTATGAATTCCGGCGGATATCTTCCCGAGATTCTCGCAGCTAAAGTGGATGAAGAAGAGGACAAGTGGCAGGCCTGGGTGGAGCGATATCGGTCCTCAGCCGAAGCGGTGCACTTTGCCTTCAGCACGCCGACACCCAACGCTATTCCTTCATGGAGCGAGATCAGAGGTGCACTCATTCAGGAGATTATCCCGAACACGCGCGTTGCTGTCGTGAACAGTGACCCTGGAGCTGATGATCGTCCGGAATACGAGCCGTGGTGCGATGCTGATGGAAATTGGCATGCTCCTCGGGACCTATCGACGATTTTCGTCTCAGGAAACGTGATGTCGCGTGGACTGACCCTAGAAGGACTCACGACGACGTTGTTTCTGCGTACGTCGAACCAGGCCTTAGCAGATAGCCAAATGCAGATGCAGCGTTGGTTCGGATATCGAGGGGCCTACATAGAGTTGTGTCGCATATTCGCTCCGCAACCCCAGTTGGATTTTTTCACCGCATATCACGAAGTTGATGAGGCACTTCGTCAGATCCTCACAGATGCAATGCAGGAGGATGCTTCGGCACCTGACCCCGTTGTCCTGCAGGGGCAAGGATTCTTAGCAACTGGAAAGATTGCAAATTTGGGTAACCAGCCCCTGTGCCCAGGACCGAAACCATTTATACGACTAATAAACAGCGGCGACCAATATGATCCCAATGTCAATTTGCTTTCAGATTTGTTTGAGGAGAGGGCATCTTCGAATGTCACCGCAGGGGGTCGAATTCGCGGCCGAATGCTCAACCAGCCCCTGGCACTGAACGAAGCAGCAGCGCTTTTGGATCGGCTACAATTTCGAGACTACAACCCAGATCGATCCAATTGGCAAAACACTATCTGGAATCAGGTACAGCAACGCGTAGAAGCTCACGGAAGCTTGAGCGATAGCCAGCCTCTATATCGACCACCTTTGACGAGTGATAGTCCGATATCTCCCGTTAGAAGGGACTGTCCGTATGCAATAGCAGCATACTTTCGGCTGTGGTCGGCCTGCCTGTCGCGGCACGTCCGCGGCCTATTTCCGACGGACGGCCCGCTTCGCCAGTGGTCTATGACCGATCTCAATGCCAAGACGCAACAGCAACCCCGCTTTTGGGTTGGGATCCGGTATGGTGGCGGGCTACCCGTATCTGAAGTTCCGCTGTCAACGCTCCCGTTTGTAATTCCAGCCGCCCAGCGCACAGTCTTAGGGGGAAACCTCGCTGCCACCTGGGGTTCCCGGGATCCGGACGCTGATGCGGAGGGCTTTCGCGGTGATGAGTACCTCGACTATTACTTCCGTGGTGAAACGCTACCTCCTATTCCAGTAGATGAGTCGCCATGGAGGCCGCCTGGGTCGGACGGCCTGATTCTCTTCTATGTCAATCAGCCTGAGGGGCAGGCGCATCCCACCATCGCTGTGGGCGTGTGTATTCCGCTCGGCGGTCCGGACCAATTCGCAGCAGCGACCGCGCCAAGGCAATTTAGCATCAGCACATAG
- a CDS encoding putative protein of unknown function DUF262 family (identified by match to protein family HMM PF03235) — MTTSPSDLDQDEAEDLATQLEGDVAEILAALSITIDTPTEFDSSSAPFDAMDVGFTDGSWMTRLAQVQSWLRFEDPLPDDGAEPFVRSLAASLGFSTIAEAADMSGPFPRLSLTALDRLRQRAETANRMQQVFQDEFDAEGGTRESATRYWLAAWEDELDPRDEAPVEPVSAQAHTWKIEEFIGLAREQELNLAPSYQRGDVWLTGARQMLIESILRGIPLPSVILLMPSDAQDQQYEVVDGKQRLTSILRFVGKHPLAIERVRAADAEFPENKLLELFNSDYPKFKKAWKATYHIPLTSKLEEEYYFPFKLRTDERILAGQWLEPLRGKYYTEIINHPIRIADKDVPIRRLFEGHSDYRIPIILYSRANQKQIHEVFNLYNKQGTHLNAEEIRNAIYHELEFTRAILVAAGDSDPRTDVGKIAPALLSDWTGIQHLQETLRGYGFGDSRYRCTKILSWIVATLLVENRSETMPSTARHIDTLLQRIQSDRFDPLRNAETIGAVFSWIANSVELHAGHGELWSPVFRDGTAGAKWQELQLVGSIIGIAVAAAVDPDGIEERILSRGANIYAASRQWKRPTKTQTKTQWEFIATIASNIVDLLDVDATEASVAIRTQFGTSGVDSLWAVIDNDFAE, encoded by the coding sequence GTGACTACCAGCCCGTCAGACCTAGACCAGGATGAAGCCGAAGATCTTGCAACTCAACTCGAAGGAGATGTCGCCGAGATACTCGCCGCCTTATCCATAACTATCGACACACCTACTGAGTTTGATTCCAGTTCAGCGCCGTTTGACGCCATGGATGTCGGCTTTACAGACGGCTCGTGGATGACCAGACTTGCCCAGGTGCAGAGCTGGCTTCGTTTTGAAGATCCGTTGCCCGATGATGGCGCCGAGCCATTCGTCAGGTCCTTGGCGGCCTCGCTTGGCTTTTCGACAATAGCGGAAGCCGCAGATATGTCGGGCCCCTTCCCTCGGTTGTCCCTAACTGCGCTTGATCGCCTACGCCAACGGGCGGAAACCGCTAACAGAATGCAACAGGTCTTCCAAGACGAATTCGACGCGGAAGGAGGCACTCGAGAGTCCGCCACGCGGTACTGGCTTGCGGCCTGGGAAGATGAACTGGACCCCAGAGACGAGGCACCTGTTGAACCTGTATCAGCGCAGGCCCACACCTGGAAGATCGAAGAATTCATCGGGCTAGCTCGGGAGCAAGAACTAAATCTTGCTCCGTCGTATCAGAGAGGCGATGTCTGGCTAACAGGTGCTCGCCAAATGCTCATCGAGTCAATTCTGAGGGGGATTCCATTGCCTTCAGTCATCCTTCTCATGCCTTCAGATGCTCAGGACCAACAATATGAAGTTGTTGACGGCAAGCAAAGGCTCACTTCGATACTTCGGTTTGTTGGGAAGCACCCGCTCGCTATTGAGCGGGTTCGAGCAGCTGATGCAGAGTTCCCTGAAAATAAGCTTCTGGAGTTATTTAATTCAGACTATCCGAAATTCAAGAAGGCCTGGAAGGCTACATATCACATTCCACTCACCAGCAAGCTTGAGGAGGAATACTACTTCCCATTTAAGCTCAGGACAGATGAGCGCATTCTTGCCGGCCAGTGGCTTGAGCCTCTACGCGGCAAGTATTATACGGAAATCATAAATCATCCAATCCGAATTGCTGACAAAGATGTCCCGATCCGGAGACTTTTTGAGGGGCACAGCGACTATCGCATCCCAATTATCTTGTATAGCCGGGCCAACCAAAAGCAGATCCATGAAGTCTTCAACCTTTATAATAAGCAAGGCACTCACCTGAATGCCGAAGAGATTCGGAACGCAATTTACCACGAACTCGAGTTTACCCGCGCGATTTTGGTAGCTGCTGGTGACTCCGATCCCCGCACTGACGTGGGTAAAATTGCCCCTGCCTTGCTTAGCGACTGGACAGGTATTCAGCACCTGCAAGAAACCTTAAGAGGCTATGGGTTCGGCGATTCAAGATACCGATGCACTAAAATTCTCTCTTGGATTGTTGCGACTTTGCTAGTAGAGAACCGCAGCGAGACTATGCCTTCGACAGCCCGGCATATTGATACACTCCTTCAACGAATTCAAAGCGATCGCTTTGATCCGTTACGCAATGCCGAAACGATCGGTGCTGTTTTCAGTTGGATTGCGAATTCAGTCGAACTTCATGCAGGCCATGGCGAATTGTGGTCGCCCGTTTTCCGGGACGGCACTGCCGGTGCTAAATGGCAAGAATTGCAACTCGTCGGTAGCATTATCGGTATCGCAGTTGCTGCGGCAGTCGATCCGGACGGCATTGAGGAACGAATTCTTAGTCGTGGGGCTAATATTTATGCTGCCAGTCGTCAATGGAAGCGTCCTACAAAAACGCAAACTAAGACACAGTGGGAATTTATAGCGACAATTGCCAGCAATATAGTTGATCTACTTGACGTCGATGCGACTGAAGCATCTGTTGCTATAAGAACTCAATTCGGAACTTCTGGTGTTGACTCGTTGTGGGCGGTAATTGACAATGACTTCGCAGAGTGA